One Candidatus Zixiibacteriota bacterium genomic window carries:
- a CDS encoding KpsF/GutQ family sugar-phosphate isomerase — MTNDLRAYAAQVIRMEAEAVAAMAEHLDDNFSRAVEAILDCRGRVIVSGMGKSGLVGKKIAATFNSTGIASIFLHPAEAMHGDLGLMQADDLLMIISKSGMVGESELVLSVAKRKGLPIIYLAGTLDSEMARRADIVLDCSVDKEACPNNLVPTSSSTAALVMGDALAVALLKARHFTAEDFAALHPGGFIGLRLLKRVSELHHTGAELPLVGPEATMKEMILEMTGKRLGCVLMTDETGQVAGIFTDGDLRRLAEQGSNLYEVTARSAMIKNPKRIAADALIDAALALMERYAITQLPTVDADGKLAGVIHLHDILKSKLI, encoded by the coding sequence GCGCCTATGCCGCCCAGGTGATCAGGATGGAGGCTGAGGCGGTAGCGGCCATGGCCGAGCACCTCGACGACAATTTCAGCCGGGCGGTGGAGGCCATTCTGGACTGCCGCGGCCGCGTCATCGTCTCCGGCATGGGAAAATCCGGCCTGGTCGGCAAGAAGATCGCCGCGACCTTCAACTCCACCGGCATCGCCTCCATCTTCCTCCACCCGGCCGAGGCCATGCACGGCGACCTCGGGCTCATGCAGGCGGACGATCTGCTGATGATCATCTCCAAGTCGGGGATGGTCGGCGAGTCGGAGCTGGTGCTGTCGGTCGCCAAGCGCAAGGGACTGCCGATCATCTACCTGGCCGGCACGCTCGATTCGGAGATGGCCCGACGCGCCGATATCGTACTCGACTGCAGCGTGGACAAAGAGGCCTGCCCCAACAACCTCGTGCCCACTTCCTCGTCGACCGCGGCGCTGGTGATGGGGGACGCGCTCGCGGTGGCGCTCCTGAAAGCCCGCCACTTCACGGCCGAGGATTTCGCCGCCCTCCATCCGGGCGGGTTTATCGGCCTGCGCCTGCTCAAACGAGTGAGCGAACTGCATCACACCGGCGCCGAGCTCCCCCTGGTCGGGCCGGAGGCGACGATGAAGGAGATGATCCTCGAGATGACCGGCAAGCGGCTCGGGTGCGTGCTCATGACCGACGAAACGGGACAGGTGGCGGGGATATTTACCGACGGCGACCTGCGGCGGCTGGCAGAACAGGGGAGCAATCTCTACGAGGTGACGGCCCGTTCGGCGATGATCAAGAATCCCAAGCGGATTGCGGCCGACGCGCTCATCGATGCCGCGCTCGCCCTCATGGAGCGCTATGCGATCACCCAGTTGCCGACGGTGGACGCCGACGGGAAGCTGGCGGGCGTGATCCATCTCCACGACATTCTCAAGTCCAAGCTCATCTGA